The proteins below are encoded in one region of Campylobacter rectus:
- a CDS encoding alpha/beta hydrolase family protein: MSEISNKDLISKFKDYADIADASYAMLHWVNENEDDGWFDKFKDEPPARWKFADYTTRGDTLEEITEKAKDNNRKIGEPTAYALAIEARFNQDMVIEKPEDESSNSKIDEKPEKKQINNEIQSFVHRPKDKDKPPYIFVNQENRHQLSLRTKSFVNRYELLHHVKDTSITGYSSSAFYDSKFNNYAIGFRGTEMSIKDLLITDGMIALFGAALDQIVSLKILKDEIYKSIVDHYDKNFLAANSNTVSNMNSPNNDSNSNLRPNYDSSNSSIDSNQSNDSSSVSSSLNSSSRSSQASTSLHSRGSLSASYALIPPIVVAGHSLGGHLAQAYCSIYPNDVKELYTFNAPGFGGVWISLPVIAFRFLGFIAKVIYKGIRWVARILDPYGFIGSIVSGVFDKIKSFFGFGGDKKDETTLKECVHLVKENKTACEELNKQNVSTNMSKASKGDTLGIEVHHIDSVMHKIYDEYDEGYFDRQEEDKNTFGLDTVKRDANQVFEPSISVISDLGLRYGMANYTEKFDYQNTSKLHLINVLKASHFMKQLVEGLYLMEYLLNHKENEAKIKDKDIAGALNYLNDYMQTLASQILFYKIYLKNVPRLGNMEEEKISILESAIYPVSLYVNDFGYDDIGEAPNIEDPVSCLLAYKQDNLLIKIIDKEDIKDIKAKTVAAEVIQEDLNLMFAIYGCRFFTLDKKLNLEQAKDRLTYISDFYKDISSYIRSKKDSEELEKWIEARIEICKSAYELKFEGWRYLSNDKKRYLVFTKKSGSAYKKEIDEDQRTIVLPVIEALADMSKEDKEYQAKQVLKMIRFEPSELMHIYHKNCDIFLKSESVFDIKQIEKDMNLSFKYLNTKVFMMSKLLTGGEEKVDHELCFKEGCDRDEKENQENASKISSALSPSSQNQADKEGKEDENSAMYLFQPRDTGSGIGRLNLLHKNAQAWLLNYDIKEDSLNIKLKPAGKKAKELKGLNQIAPEDKAFDETIVKTGVAYLHPVIEDDIITCEHGGRVVLKSVRGRTIKSSGIPLILGCDFINTPIVGCRIAKSPCTRVAFVPSGALSRKTVNGDHALMQDFVNLCRSNRGSILTCVRKSNKLKISDPRGIGGSYISNSDKDSAHSNSPCIRLHFKNYASQKDNLPVNIYYLNDAKSENKEGFSQIRLNLSEGKNPSDGELDKKLKQNYNEDHKFKEFELRYGINTIKLVFVIPNSPQKACKQAYKDAGEPESGVGYFTRLDKYESLDKSQKRPVHTLVFFSPSYAKSIKLQIAKGFDKDNELSLDICEVVMLSGQV, translated from the coding sequence ATGAGCGAAATTTCAAACAAAGACCTAATATCAAAATTTAAAGACTATGCAGACATAGCGGATGCTAGCTATGCTATGCTTCATTGGGTAAATGAAAACGAAGATGACGGATGGTTTGATAAATTTAAAGACGAACCACCTGCGAGGTGGAAATTTGCGGATTATACGACTAGGGGCGATACCTTAGAAGAAATTACTGAGAAGGCAAAAGATAATAATAGAAAAATCGGCGAACCCACCGCCTATGCCTTAGCTATAGAAGCTAGGTTTAATCAGGATATGGTTATAGAAAAACCGGAAGATGAGAGCAGCAACAGTAAAATAGATGAAAAGCCTGAAAAAAAACAAATAAACAATGAAATTCAAAGTTTTGTTCATAGGCCAAAAGATAAAGATAAACCCCCTTACATTTTCGTTAATCAAGAGAACAGACATCAGCTCTCCCTCCGCACCAAATCCTTCGTAAACCGTTACGAACTGCTTCATCACGTTAAAGACACTTCTATCACGGGGTATTCTTCCAGTGCTTTTTACGATAGTAAATTTAATAACTACGCGATAGGTTTTAGAGGTACGGAGATGAGCATAAAAGATTTGCTTATAACGGACGGTATGATAGCGCTTTTTGGCGCAGCGCTGGATCAGATAGTATCTCTTAAGATATTAAAAGATGAAATCTATAAAAGCATAGTTGATCATTACGATAAAAATTTTCTCGCAGCAAATTCAAATACAGTTAGCAATATGAATTCTCCGAATAATGACTCAAATTCAAACTTACGACCTAACTATGATAGCTCAAATTCGTCCATCGACTCAAATCAATCAAACGATAGCTCAAGCGTTTCGAGTTCTTTAAATTCTTCGTCCCGATCTTCTCAAGCGAGCACTTCTTTGCATTCTAGAGGCTCTTTAAGCGCTTCTTACGCCCTCATCCCTCCCATCGTAGTAGCCGGTCACTCGCTAGGAGGTCATCTGGCTCAAGCTTATTGCTCTATCTATCCAAACGACGTAAAGGAGCTATATACCTTTAATGCTCCGGGCTTTGGAGGCGTATGGATATCCTTGCCGGTTATCGCTTTTAGGTTTTTAGGCTTTATAGCCAAGGTCATATATAAAGGCATAAGGTGGGTAGCTAGGATACTGGACCCGTATGGCTTTATAGGCAGTATAGTTAGCGGCGTGTTTGATAAGATAAAAAGCTTCTTCGGCTTTGGCGGAGATAAAAAAGACGAGACTACGCTAAAAGAGTGCGTCCATCTCGTAAAGGAAAACAAAACGGCTTGCGAAGAGCTAAATAAGCAAAACGTAAGCACCAATATGAGTAAGGCGAGCAAGGGAGATACTCTGGGTATAGAGGTTCATCACATAGACTCTGTTATGCATAAAATTTACGACGAATACGACGAAGGATACTTTGATAGGCAAGAAGAGGATAAAAATACGTTTGGTCTAGATACCGTAAAAAGAGACGCCAATCAGGTATTTGAGCCAAGCATATCGGTCATCTCCGATCTGGGCCTTAGATACGGTATGGCAAACTATACGGAGAAATTCGACTATCAAAACACCTCCAAGCTTCATCTCATAAACGTGCTAAAGGCTTCTCACTTTATGAAGCAGCTAGTTGAGGGGCTATATCTGATGGAGTATCTTTTAAATCATAAAGAAAACGAAGCTAAGATAAAAGATAAAGATATAGCAGGAGCCCTAAACTACCTAAACGACTACATGCAAACCCTAGCCTCTCAGATACTGTTTTATAAAATTTATCTAAAAAACGTTCCGAGGCTAGGCAATATGGAAGAAGAAAAGATCTCAATCCTCGAAAGCGCAATATATCCCGTAAGCCTATACGTAAACGACTTTGGATACGATGATATCGGCGAGGCGCCTAATATAGAAGATCCTGTTAGCTGCCTGCTGGCCTATAAGCAAGATAATCTACTAATAAAAATAATAGACAAAGAAGATATCAAGGATATCAAAGCCAAAACCGTCGCCGCCGAGGTCATACAAGAGGATCTGAATTTGATGTTTGCGATCTATGGATGCAGATTTTTTACGCTAGATAAAAAGTTAAATTTAGAACAAGCAAAAGATAGACTCACGTATATATCCGATTTTTATAAAGATATAAGCTCATATATCCGCTCGAAAAAAGATAGCGAGGAGCTTGAAAAATGGATAGAGGCTAGGATAGAAATTTGTAAAAGCGCATATGAGCTTAAATTTGAAGGGTGGAGGTATCTATCTAACGACAAGAAGCGTTATTTGGTATTTACGAAAAAGTCAGGGAGCGCATATAAAAAAGAGATAGACGAGGATCAAAGAACCATAGTCCTGCCCGTCATCGAAGCGCTAGCGGATATGTCTAAGGAAGATAAAGAATATCAAGCAAAACAAGTCTTAAAGATGATAAGGTTTGAGCCTAGCGAGCTTATGCATATCTATCATAAAAACTGCGATATATTTTTAAAAAGCGAAAGTGTATTTGATATAAAGCAGATAGAAAAAGATATGAATTTAAGTTTTAAGTATCTAAACACCAAAGTCTTTATGATGAGTAAGCTTTTAACCGGAGGCGAAGAAAAAGTAGATCACGAGCTTTGTTTTAAAGAAGGATGCGACCGAGACGAAAAGGAAAACCAAGAAAATGCGAGCAAAATTTCCTCCGCGTTAAGCCCTTCTTCTCAAAACCAAGCCGACAAAGAGGGTAAAGAGGATGAAAATAGCGCTATGTATCTCTTTCAGCCGAGAGATACCGGTAGCGGCATAGGAAGACTAAATTTATTACATAAAAACGCACAGGCATGGCTACTAAACTACGATATAAAAGAGGACAGCCTAAATATCAAGCTAAAACCTGCCGGCAAAAAGGCAAAAGAGCTAAAGGGGCTAAATCAAATCGCTCCCGAAGATAAAGCTTTTGACGAAACGATCGTTAAAACCGGCGTCGCATATCTGCATCCGGTCATAGAAGACGATATCATAACCTGCGAACACGGCGGCAGGGTAGTGCTAAAAAGCGTAAGAGGAAGAACGATAAAATCAAGCGGTATACCTCTGATACTAGGATGCGATTTTATAAACACCCCTATAGTAGGTTGCAGGATAGCAAAATCTCCTTGCACTAGAGTGGCCTTTGTGCCAAGCGGCGCCCTAAGCCGAAAAACCGTAAACGGCGATCATGCCTTGATGCAAGATTTCGTAAATCTATGTAGGAGCAATAGAGGCTCTATACTAACCTGCGTTAGAAAATCAAACAAGCTTAAGATATCGGATCCTAGGGGTATCGGCGGCTCTTATATCTCAAATTCGGACAAAGATAGCGCTCATAGCAACTCTCCTTGCATAAGGCTGCATTTTAAAAACTACGCCTCGCAAAAAGACAATCTGCCCGTAAATATCTACTATCTAAACGATGCTAAATCTGAAAACAAAGAGGGCTTTAGTCAAATACGGCTAAATTTAAGCGAAGGTAAAAATCCAAGCGACGGCGAACTGGATAAAAAGCTAAAGCAAAACTACAACGAAGATCATAAATTTAAAGAATTTGAGCTACGCTACGGTATAAATACGATAAAGTTGGTATTTGTGATCCCAAACTCTCCTCAAAAGGCTTGCAAACAAGCATACAAAGATGCGGGCGAACCTGAGAGCGGGGTAGGATACTTCACTAGACTAGATAAATACGAAAGCCTAGATAAGTCGCAAAAAAGACCCGTGCATACGTTAGTGTTTTTCTCACCTTCATACGCCAAAAGCATAAAACTGCAAATCGCTAAAGGATTTGATAAAGACAATGAGTTAAGCCTAGATATATGCGAAGTAGTAATGCTAAGCGGGCAAGTTTAA
- a CDS encoding type VI secretion system Vgr family protein, which translates to MIRMDSQKPISYANLTINGQIFTVTKATIRESLEEIFFAECEGYCESMESPLFQSLNSTLSNDLDVYKFLDKQAVLKIKKIALQNASDSNSINLPSGGGNDESVYNGIISEVGYIGTSNSGSNKNSIGQKYFFRFVLSSPLFRLSINSANRIFTDQTVIEVIKEILKFYQASPIKEVDFSNIKNSYEAREYISQYNESDLDFLQRICFNNGIYFYEDDDKIYFYDTLNISGFEQANSGSAASSAPSDVREVNFNPNINNILNQECIKAINKTEILNTNNFSYSSQNTMYPTVLDMVNSKQNEKTKYNAHFHLGQYSFTQQESLSIPTELKRRRSILNLNTYVADSNVFGLKLNSGVSLNYDPSSLKSDAKFDFKIIALIQNFIDETNLENRLDTNDIVPIAGKSFSTSYSNQIIMLPSSAVYVPKFKTKPRPPEVTLGVVIGNNGIDDEKNTIHTDEYGRVKVRINAFASQESVDNSTNFSQNNINPTNSNDYSHSAYLRVMTPIASSNSGFFAIPRIGDEVVVSFLEGDIDKPMVSASLYNAYNPQLPNLPSDYHQTTISSKTIGVNENGRNEFTFSNLKDKEHIYLKAEKDYGELIQHDFTQTILNDKSSKVLGTYTERIQEAHVQTIDLAKNVNVGAEYLTTVGLSRDTIVGLSNTLNVGIDSKIRVGKDSSEYVGNDKNIEIKGNLDTVIYKNENRTVKEDKKDVIEGSYELSSSKGINEYTQEHIVLQADNYIDIKSKSNLTTNTDSQHTEVADSKFSDIKSNYEVDAGNQIIHQVGSTQIEITSSNVIIRAGGVEAIFDQRGITVIGGEVRAE; encoded by the coding sequence ATGATACGCATGGATTCACAAAAACCGATTTCGTATGCAAATTTGACTATAAACGGGCAGATTTTCACCGTAACAAAAGCTACGATAAGAGAAAGCCTGGAGGAGATATTTTTTGCAGAGTGCGAAGGATACTGCGAAAGTATGGAAAGTCCGCTTTTTCAAAGCTTAAATTCTACCCTTTCTAATGATTTGGACGTATATAAATTTCTAGACAAGCAAGCCGTTCTTAAAATAAAAAAAATAGCGCTACAAAACGCAAGCGACTCAAACTCTATTAATTTACCAAGCGGCGGCGGTAACGACGAATCCGTTTATAACGGGATAATATCGGAAGTAGGATATATAGGGACGTCAAATTCCGGGAGTAATAAAAATTCTATCGGTCAAAAGTATTTTTTTAGATTTGTTTTGAGCTCTCCTCTGTTTAGGCTCTCGATAAATTCCGCAAACAGGATTTTCACCGATCAAACGGTGATAGAAGTTATTAAGGAAATTTTAAAATTTTACCAAGCTTCGCCGATAAAAGAGGTCGATTTTTCTAATATAAAAAACTCCTACGAGGCAAGAGAGTATATCTCGCAATACAACGAAAGCGATTTGGATTTCTTGCAAAGGATTTGTTTTAACAACGGTATATATTTTTATGAGGACGATGATAAGATATATTTTTACGATACTTTAAATATTTCCGGTTTTGAGCAAGCGAACAGCGGTAGTGCGGCTTCAAGCGCTCCGTCTGACGTTAGAGAAGTAAATTTTAATCCGAATATCAACAATATACTAAATCAAGAATGCATAAAAGCCATAAATAAAACCGAAATTTTAAACACCAACAACTTTTCGTATTCTTCGCAAAATACGATGTATCCTACTGTTTTAGATATGGTAAATTCCAAACAAAACGAGAAAACCAAATACAATGCGCACTTTCACTTAGGGCAGTACTCTTTTACGCAGCAAGAGTCCTTAAGTATCCCCACGGAGTTAAAAAGACGTAGATCTATTTTAAATTTAAATACTTATGTGGCTGATTCCAACGTATTTGGATTAAAATTAAATAGCGGCGTATCTTTAAACTATGATCCGTCCAGCCTCAAAAGCGATGCCAAATTTGATTTTAAGATTATAGCTCTTATTCAAAATTTCATAGACGAGACAAATCTGGAAAATAGACTCGATACCAACGATATAGTCCCTATCGCAGGCAAAAGCTTTTCAACATCATATAGTAATCAAATAATAATGCTTCCTTCTAGCGCCGTGTATGTGCCTAAATTTAAGACAAAACCTAGACCACCGGAGGTGACTTTGGGCGTAGTTATAGGCAACAACGGCATAGATGACGAGAAAAATACTATCCACACCGATGAGTATGGCCGCGTAAAAGTAAGAATCAACGCCTTCGCTTCTCAGGAGAGCGTGGATAATTCTACGAATTTTAGCCAAAACAACATCAATCCGACAAATTCAAACGACTACTCTCATAGCGCTTATTTAAGAGTGATGACGCCTATAGCTAGCAGCAACTCCGGTTTTTTTGCTATACCTAGGATAGGCGACGAAGTCGTAGTATCGTTTCTGGAAGGCGATATAGATAAGCCGATGGTGAGCGCTAGTTTATATAATGCCTATAATCCGCAGCTGCCGAATTTACCGAGCGATTACCACCAGACCACTATAAGCTCAAAGACTATAGGCGTAAACGAAAACGGTAGAAATGAATTTACTTTTTCGAATTTAAAAGACAAAGAGCATATTTATTTAAAAGCCGAAAAGGATTACGGCGAACTGATACAGCATGATTTTACCCAAACCATACTAAACGATAAGTCCTCAAAAGTCCTAGGAACCTACACTGAAAGAATACAAGAAGCCCACGTGCAGACTATAGATCTAGCCAAAAACGTAAACGTAGGAGCAGAATACCTCACGACGGTAGGCCTTAGTAGGGATACCATAGTAGGACTATCAAACACTCTAAACGTAGGCATAGATAGTAAAATAAGAGTGGGTAAAGATAGCTCCGAATACGTAGGAAACGATAAAAATATCGAAATAAAAGGAAATTTAGATACCGTAATCTATAAAAACGAGAATCGAACCGTCAAAGAAGATAAAAAAGACGTAATCGAAGGGAGCTATGAGCTAAGCTCCTCAAAGGGAATAAACGAATATACTCAGGAGCATATAGTTCTTCAGGCCGATAACTACATAGACATAAAATCAAAGTCGAATTTAACCACAAACACCGACTCTCAGCATACCGAAGTCGCGGACTCTAAATTTTCGGATATTAAGTCAAATTACGAGGTGGATGCCGGCAATCAAATCATACATCAAGTCGGTAGCACCCAGATCGAGATAACGTCAAGTAATGTGATTATTAGGGCGGGCGGAGTAGAAGCGATCTTTGATCAAAGGGGCATAACCGTCATAGGCGGAGAAGTAAGGGCGGAGTAG
- a CDS encoding tRNA 2-selenouridine synthase produces the protein MKFILSILAVLAIVFLVGCSAKDTRDNKLSNSEITKLGKKYGGVYVFNKKFEKEIDDREKEREAVNRQILDEVSRISDKDERNKKMRKLLKERYYGNPKIAQTLSNGKKYYTATRAYGEDYNKQAKLPEIYKEKIINFIGQEDYNKFKPSMLLSYFYVDDNKNIIPIVVSVYYTIGYTKFGFFGDEGRGFSLSRRDVKDVGGDSVFYLEDLEQR, from the coding sequence GTGAAATTTATCTTAAGCATATTAGCGGTATTAGCAATAGTATTTTTAGTCGGATGTAGCGCAAAGGATACTAGAGATAATAAACTAAGCAATAGTGAAATAACAAAACTAGGTAAGAAATACGGAGGAGTATATGTGTTTAATAAGAAATTCGAAAAGGAAATAGATGATAGGGAGAAGGAGAGAGAGGCGGTTAATAGGCAAATTTTAGATGAAGTATCTCGCATATCAGATAAAGACGAGCGAAATAAAAAGATGAGAAAACTGCTTAAAGAAAGATATTACGGCAACCCAAAAATAGCCCAAACCCTCTCCAACGGTAAAAAATACTATACGGCCACCAGAGCCTATGGCGAAGACTATAACAAGCAAGCCAAACTGCCCGAAATTTATAAAGAAAAGATCATAAATTTCATAGGACAAGAAGATTATAATAAATTTAAACCATCTATGCTCCTTTCATACTTTTATGTAGACGACAATAAAAACATAATTCCAATAGTGGTCTCGGTATATTACACGATAGGATATACTAAATTCGGTTTCTTCGGAGACGAAGGAAGAGGATTTTCTTTATCCAGAAGAGACGTAAAAGACGTAGGCGGAGATAGTGTGTTTTATTTGGAAGATTTAGAACAAAGGTAA
- a CDS encoding tRNA 2-selenouridine synthase codes for MKFILSILAVLAIVFLVGCSAKDTRDNKLSNSEITKLGKKYGGVYVFNKKFEKEIDDRERERKEAIKELKGRDLGDGLYAVDTKLVDEKFPQTLSNGKKYYTSTRAYGEDYNKQAKLPEIYKEKIINFIGQEDYNKFKPSMLLSYFYVDDNKNIIPIVVSVYYTIGYTKFGFFGDEGRGFSLSRRDVKDVGGDSVFYLEDLEQR; via the coding sequence GTGAAATTTATCTTAAGCATATTAGCGGTATTAGCAATAGTATTTTTAGTCGGATGTAGCGCAAAGGATACTAGAGATAATAAACTAAGCAATAGTGAAATAACAAAACTAGGTAAGAAATACGGAGGAGTATATGTGTTTAATAAGAAATTCGAAAAGGAAATAGATGATAGAGAGAGGGAGAGAAAAGAGGCAATAAAAGAATTAAAAGGTAGGGATTTGGGCGATGGACTATATGCCGTAGATACTAAGCTAGTCGATGAAAAATTCCCCCAAACCCTCTCCAATGGTAAAAAATACTATACAAGCACCAGAGCCTATGGCGAAGACTATAACAAGCAAGCCAAACTGCCCGAAATTTATAAAGAAAAGATCATAAATTTCATAGGACAAGAAGATTATAATAAATTTAAACCATCTATGCTCCTTTCATACTTTTATGTAGACGACAATAAAAACATAATTCCAATAGTGGTCTCGGTATATTACACGATAGGATATACTAAATTCGGTTTCTTCGGAGACGAAGGAAGAGGATTTTCTTTATCCAGAAGAGACGTAAAAGACGTAGGCGGAGATAGTGTGTTTTATTTGGAAGATTTAGAACAAAGGTAA
- a CDS encoding Hcp family type VI secretion system effector, whose product MAQPAYIKIEGSSQGLISSGASTETSIGNRYQSGHEDEIMAQEVSHIVNVPIDPQSGQPSGQRVHKPFVFTSSLNKAVPLLYNALTNGERLNNVEVHWFRTSTSGGAEHYFTTKLEDAIITDITLVMPNAQDKNNNDKTELFKVSMNYRKITWEHVAAGTSGSDDWRENSKS is encoded by the coding sequence ATGGCACAGCCAGCGTATATCAAAATAGAAGGTTCTTCACAAGGTCTCATATCAAGCGGAGCATCTACCGAAACCAGCATAGGTAATCGCTATCAATCAGGACACGAAGATGAGATCATGGCGCAGGAAGTTTCGCATATAGTAAATGTCCCAATCGATCCGCAAAGCGGTCAACCTTCAGGACAAAGAGTTCATAAGCCTTTTGTTTTCACATCGTCTCTAAATAAAGCGGTTCCGCTACTTTACAATGCATTAACTAACGGAGAGAGACTAAACAACGTAGAAGTTCACTGGTTTAGAACATCCACTAGCGGCGGTGCGGAGCACTATTTTACTACTAAACTAGAAGACGCGATAATAACCGACATAACCCTCGTGATGCCAAATGCCCAAGATAAAAACAATAACGATAAGACGGAATTGTTTAAAGTTTCTATGAACTATAGAAAGATAACGTGGGAACATGTTGCGGCTGGAACCAGCGGAAGCGATGACTGGAGAGAAAACTCAAAAAGCTAA